The genomic stretch aaaaaagtgtttaTGTCACATGTTGCAATATTAAGGCAATTCTAAGAGTGattctgctatatatatatatatatatatatatatatatatatatatatatatatatatatatatgctatatatatttgagGTGTATTTGTAATTTGAAGTAATTAACTATGCCATATGATACGTACAGTTTGCACATGACATGTTAAACGAGAGCCATGGgatattaattgattaatttgatATGGTCATactgttaattaattggatggtAGGTTGATGGAGGGACCTAGCTACTTAaactccaaaaaataataaataaataaataaaataaaataaaaaaccaaaccTGAGGACCtaattgttaaaattaaaaatctaaagACTAAATTGAATCACATTAAAACTTAGGGactaaatttgatattttccaaaaaaaataaaaaatcaagattaTGATCACAGAAGTATGTAGCCCTAGTGAACAACGGTAACATTGTACTGAACAATAGCATCACCGGTGGTGGCATTAAACCAATATGTGTGAGCGATGGCATATCCACGTGCCAACCGGAAAACCCCGGTTCCGCCTACGATAGCAATCTCACGAACCGGTTGCAGAGCCGGGTTCTTGCCAAGAAGGCTAATGGAGCTACCATTATAGATGCCATCAACGAACCCAAAGTTCAAGGCCATGATGAGAGCCAGTTCCTGCTGTCCCGCAGACCCGTATAGTCCCTGAGCCCTACCCACGAGCTTTGAATCTGGATCGGGTTTTTCAGTTAATGGGTCATCTGCGATCATGACAACGCCAAAAAGGGTTGGGGATTTGTTTGTGCCAGCGGCTTGAGCCACCCTAACAGCGCTAGGGTTCTTGCCACTCACTGTGTCATGGAAGTAGAAATGGAGGTTGGTGATCTCTGTCTCCTTCTTCTGAACCACAGATCTTGTGGCCCAGCAGCTCTCTTCTTCAACGCTTTGAGCCCATGCCACTAGGGAGAAGATCAGCATTAGCACCACACCGATCAGTTTATCCATCTGCAATATTTGTCTGTCTGAAACAGTGAAGGGAGACCTTAATTTATAGGTAGACAAAGGGATTTGACTTCAGAGGTTGTTTAACTACAAATTACAAAGGAAGAAATATGTTGAGCCACTTTTTGAGGGTGTCCACTTGTTTCTGGGACGGCCAACTTGTTTTACAAAGGAGACAGCTTGACTTCTATCCAATTTCCTTCTATTTTTGGTGGGGGAAAGTACCGACCATTGCCATGTTTGACTCCCCCAGCTGATTCACCATTCTTCTAAAATAACATTGAAGGGACAGAGAGATAACAATTCAGACATAAATGTGAATTGAGTTGAGTTTTTATAGAGAATACGCTACAAAAATCGTGTTTTTTATTGACCAACTATTTCTGACGTGTCTTTTGACGTGGTAAATTTCATCATGTCAAAAAAGATTTTGGCGTGTCACACTGTacgttatttttatttatatattttctgaattaTTCGGGTTTATACCCAGATTTACATATTAACCTGATATCCAATACAtttaatatatatccaatatacatttaatttattcaatatacattcaatttaatacatttaatccaatacattcaatatacatccaatatccaatacattcaattcaatttaattcaattcaatccatctacatttaaattatccaatacattcaattcaatctaaTATCGACATTTACATTATCCAATACaatcaattcaatccaatacatccaattaatcaaatacatcaaaatccccaatacatcaaacatatccaatacacccaattaatcaaatacatccaattaatccaatacatcaaacatatccaatacatcaaattaatcaaatacatcaaacatatccaaccCGATTTCAAACATATCTAATACatcaaattaatcaaatacatccaattaatctaATACATCAAACATGTCCAATACATCAAATTAATCTAacacatcaaacatatccaatacatccaatacatcaaaataTCCAACCCCatttcaaacatatccaattaatccaatacattaaatatatccaatacatcaaacatatccaatacatctaattaatcaaatacatcaaacatatccaatacatccaacccaatacacatataaaattctaattcaatttgcatatacatccaatacatatgaaattccaacacaaattaattaaacaaattccaaCACATATACTACATtccaacacaaaacaaaacaaatatatacatcgaaaatacgttccaacactacaaatatctacatcgaaaatacgttccaacacaacacaaaacaaatatacaatcaaactataTCTGTTCTATCTACTACAAATATACAACACATATAAGTTCCAtttagtctcaacaaacatatagtttgatctaactatatacatcaacaaataataacaaaatatatataaaacttaacaaACAACGATGAGAAACCACGTGCTCAATCCAAGTCAATATAGTCATCCCCCAATGcttaatctgcattacctgcaaatgagttgagaaccaatgataatcaataaaaaaaaatccaaaacacagatatacagtgatgcaaatatacgttagTTCTAAAATGAACCACGAGAATAATGCGTTGCTAATTGAGACTTTTGTGGAGACACAATTCTAACAGTTAAAGTGATCGATGCGGGCTATAGTCATGTTAACcgaagaataacaaaaacaacacaaatataacATTACCTCTGTTGGGCGCGGATCCAGAGGTCAACGTGAGCATGGCCTCAAGCTGGTAGAAACGAGCCTCAAAGATGACATCTTTCTCTTCTATCAgagctttttgttcttcaatctaTTCGACCATCTTATCCATCGCACGTCTTTCATGTGTCCACACCTCTTCAAGTTTTCTAATCCTATCCGTCATCTGTGAGAATGAGGATTTCTCAGGGTTCTGCGACCGTGCCTaggacggtgtatagtacgaATGTATGCTACCCCACACCGGTAGAACATTCGGACCCACCTGTTGGACCTTGCTAGCGTACTTAGGCTTATTTTCGTGCGCttgagcatacgcgtcattcGGGGTCCACCGTACCATCCCTTCAGTCACGCTTGACGTCAATGCCGGGACAGTGGgtatcaattccttcatcctctcctgtacattaaataataagttagtatctcatataaagaaggttaatcataactaatttattaaaatatatatcagtgagtacttacacatctctccctgaccacATCATTTGGATAGTCACCATCCTTCTTTGTGTGTGTTGAAATGTAAGTTTGCGCTCGAGTAGGAGTAGTGCCCAAAGATANNNNNNNNNNNNNNNNNNNNNNNNNNNNNNNNNNNNNNNNNNNNNNNNNNNNNNNNNNNNNNNNNNNNNNNNNNNNNNNNNNNNNNNNNNNNNNNNNNNNCCATTAATATGCCATAGACTAAAATTTTGTATATCCATAGAAACGTCTTCGCCCCATAATAGAGCCAAGCCCCCACTTCTTCCCACGCAATCCACCATAAACATATTAGGGAGACCCAATTTCCGTCTAACTACTTCCATTTTATTCTTCCGTaacttggtttccataaggaaaaccatcATGGGACACTTTCCTTTTATCTCCCGGTAAAGGTCTCGAACTGTCcgaaggttcccaagcccttgGCAGCTCTAGCTTATGATcctcattgcggtcggcggggctgttCCCCAGCCGCCGCCATCCTCGATCCGTTATGAGCAATTTTTTGCGCCTGCAAAATTTGTCCTTCCAACACATGGCTTAAATTTTTTACCACGCCACTGTTAGACTTTACCTTCCTTATTCCGGGATTTGGAGGTGATAAATTCTCCCAAATCCAATCTCCCTCATCCCTACTTTTACGTTTTCCAGCAGTTCTCCCAGTTAGAGACACATCATCAGGCTCTTTGTTTTCTGTCATGGAGTCTTTCGCAGCTTGGACAGATTTTTCCACGTCAACAAGTTTTATTCCACCATACGAATATTTTGGAAGGATTTTAGGACTGAAAGAATGACTATATTGACCTTCCCCACTCGTAGACATATTGTCTGCCGTAATAAATCCCCTCCCAGGCTTGCCATTGGAAGAATTTCCTAACTGTTGCACCCCAAGCTCCTCATTAAAGTCACTTTCCTTACCCAAATGCGACAGGCAGCttgtattttcaaaattcttccCAGTGTTATTGCCCCTATGATGGAAACTTGCCTGATCCGGAGCATCTTGCCATTGACCCAAATTAATGCCATCATTATTCTTACCGTGAATTCCGCTTCTTCCTTCTTTGGTTTGTAATACGTTATGGCGTTCCCGGATATCCTCCCTGGAGTCGTTGTGCCCCCCGGATTCTGCCGCTCGCCATTTTCGGCCATATTCCTTCTTCGCCGGAACACCACTCTGCTTTAGATCCTCCCCTGAAGTAGCTTTTGCATACGTAGTTGGCTTAAAATGGTCAGTGTGGCGATCATGGGTTCTCTTTGCTCTACGTGTGGGAGAATTTGCACGTAGCCAAGGACCAAACTAACTGACCTCTTGGTTCCGCAACATACTCCTTTTTAGACATCCCTCTACCCCATGGCAGATCACACCACAGTGGTAGCAGAATTTGGGCAGACGTTCAAACTTGAAGCCAA from Corylus avellana chromosome ca1, CavTom2PMs-1.0 encodes the following:
- the LOC132168000 gene encoding dirigent protein 23-like; amino-acid sequence: MSKKEYMDKLIGVVLMLIFSLVAWAQSVEEESCWATRSVVQKKETEITNLHFYFHDTVSGKNPSAVRVAQAAGTNKSPTLFGVVMIADDPLTEKPDPDSKLVGRAQGLYGSAGQQELALIMALNFGFVDGIYNGSSISLLGKNPALQPVREIAIVGGTGVFRLARGYAIAHTYWFNATTGDAIVQYNVTVVH